From the genome of Bactrocera oleae isolate idBacOlea1 chromosome 2, idBacOlea1, whole genome shotgun sequence, one region includes:
- the nsl1 gene encoding platelet binding protein GspB isoform X2, which produces MAPALNEPMSPTEKLSNSTAKVAPPSRSTKSTSESGSTTSTSLITNSEQKVKGYRRSSASTPTPSSSTSNTTRITRSKDAYQRVFEQAVSPTSLVAQKSKQLTNTLADKKNTSVVDTSLADGEKRETQKEDAISNEPMGLSVISHNKGISIGNDKNIVEAIFSDAEANETLCKETESNINNNNNTSISCKSNSTEQLLADLTNDIEESITTKVCIRKHLQEVTVGKNGSNTSNVLTSTKSETKEITNLKTCGKEANKINAAVSPSNAQSSQGSEPQHMEVELLTECNEKSENFLGSTSKTQAQKITVNSEKKRFSDESVTTQGLSKVTPTVPTEEVNAEPVKGSSGTLKSDAATRIQILSVDVLPPISTDSTMTASEVEDNLEERLSQLDGTAMASPTCDEGNTPVSGSIGNLPVSTTPPCTPTKHQIHHQQVQQLQLQLQQTPPTPLSNQVRQLQHSFTPQSSTSSVNTLNSTNLPPAFMKEGGAGELEDQDLEEVLKVLKGFDGSAGADTLCDLNVLFNEEYTLYEDVGSQVASTSNKPSPLKEMQSEIERNQQAMHRKIDFLLRRLRKIQSRYMSKHCSEEIAGLFEWTARISVGKGNAMNRVSDLLCPDTAISVIAARPPANNWADEKNPVASTQMSSMLRRIEQSSNAQQLCMIPTNSSLSVASTQMPRKSKKAFLQDMQTAASTSAATTSISTSVERKGEIVVPNYDINVSEELAQVAGLLQTEMREVQTAMDSDATESSSGGESADEMVTYNNQIQQPLAIAKRAAWRYSRDRAAIAARWSWLLSQIADLEIKIRQHTELRQEIVRTKGSVVCGLDESHAATNDGSLKSSVASANNITTSSVNGYKGNLAGNTSIKLDITESDGTGLLGAARTRGFVPSLFRKRKLLQTQSLHTISKKAARPSNIKCGCQWPFNPCALCTGRIDPTAPRDPPDTMMMADRIALLDPGYHPVLSFREDVSSTLHLEAIARIPDWQHRIMRCQVKSIAKSVWKAEREAERAAGLNTSKKYNEPAVKRRYTKKKDRLAIDEKNAAAAAAAATATTANSANASLSTIGFATDSSANLTKGIGLVNGGAATNVSAASSNETTAITTTTTSLPASDGGNEVAKNTKKLHHYHLVGDGVLLEPPRPLSPVATNHSSHSQSSYHSQQSVNSNSVHQTSDNLPQNYDPYSPNPIHSSLISSNSNGLNGGGGGSSSGIGNHKHNKHRKSSASSTSFGNANNNNSSSNNTHFQHQNNYATSNYTGELNDANWDGFATRSRTSSPTHASASIGNSNYHKYERSKNRTSYDIDNIVIPYSVAAATRVEILQYKEIPTPKWRVIEEERRSAVETTDKVNITDNTVTPKTDADERLENDLSDIVNERSSDITTAKANADAKEQTEQALSVEKTTATTTENITEASEKRDATKDVQAVDETDTSNEIDAQMKETKPKVLEHKQNNVLSKDDIVSAKAESGNITAESTTAVAASSDEPVAKKVKHENTASTVEDTIAAETGTVDDPTTVEESEEIKTTATESILTLKRTMRLKRSDTVQEDNFDHDATADEANETEDISDETVKLRHERALVEERRKFQTYLKYPWSTRSRANRRIDSRAESSGANTPDPTSPAPQTVILGGGDQESIPSPAPPATPLNPLDTITEVTENGSSNAPASSIGGTSNCANNTDLNKRLERRRTTSTKRDRETERRSSTPDPKELIPPYEPLKFPLTDEEFEGLLKAMPVEFHYLNFDAKYLEDCNNSGGAAGGSKYPRHRNSWRGDGTAMVNRRGKSIQNCDVTTNKRQRVNGGKMRKGSKGGRGRRRGNHTRVRFNNETINNCVNGGGADEVEEADDDDDDDDDVDLMMFLAEEDDDYDYPKHHLAPDDDLFDSSAGSAGGVGALNGGTRDRMMAIDDEYEAYLGRRHRASGGDSTDSEPFADDDPNDPEWRGESEDRGGGGGGNERQRRTVR; this is translated from the exons ATGGCACCAGCGCTCAATGAGCCAATGAGCCCCACGGAAAAACTCTCCAACTCGACGGCTAAAGTCGCACCACCATCTCGTTCGACTAAAAGTACTAGTGAATCTGGCTCAACAACGTCGACATCCCTCATCACCAATAGTGAGCAAAAAGTGAAAGGATACCGTCGATCTTCGGCCTCTACCCCAACACCGTCATCTTCGACATCTAATACCACACGGATAACTCGATCCAAGGACGCTTATCAAAGAGTTTTTGAACAAGCCGTCTCGCCAACTTCGTTAGTTGcgcaaaaatcaaaacaattaacCAACACCTTGGCAGACAAGAAAAATACATCGGTAGTAGACACCAGTTTGGCAGACGGTGAGAAAAGGGAGACTCAGAAGGAAGATGCTATCAGTAATGAGCCAATGGGCTTAAGCGTAATTTCACATAATAAAGGCATTAGTATTGGTAATGACAAAAATATTGTTGAGGCAATATTTTCGGACGCAGAGGCGAATGAGACGCTATGCAAAGAAACCGAATCTAAtatcaacaataataataatacgagTATAAGCTGCAAAAGTAATTCAACGGAACAGCTTTTAGCCGATTTGACAAATGATATTGAAGAGAGCATAACAACGAAAGTTTGTATTCGTAAACATCTTCAAGAAGTCACAGTGGGGAAGAACGGCTCAAATACATCGAACGTTCTAACAAGTACAAAATCGGAAACAAAAGAAATCACCAATCTAAAAACTTGTGGAAaagaagcaaataaaataaacgcaGCTGTAAGTCCCAGTAACGCACAATCCTCACAAGGATCCGAACCGCAACATATGGAAGTAGAGTTGCTTACTGAATGtaatgaaaaaagcgaaaacttTTTAGGGTCCACCTCCAAAACCCAAGCACAAAAGATAACAGTAAACAGTGAGAAAAAAAGATTTAGTGATGAGAGTGTAACAACTCAGGGGCTTTCAAAAGTTACACCGACTGTTCCAACCGAAGAAGTAAATGCTGAACCGGTAAAGGGGAGCTCGGGTACTTTGAAATCAGATGCTGCAACGCGGATTCAAATTTTGTCGGTGGACGTTCTGCCGCCAATAAGTACAGATTCAACAATGACCGCCTCTGAAGTGGAGGATAATCTTGAAG AGCGATTAAGTCAGTTGGATGGTACGGCCATGGCTTCGCCAACATGTGATGAGGGCAATACTCCAGTAAGCGGAAGTATCGGAAACCTCCCCGTGTCAACAACGCCACCTTGTACACCAACAAAGCATCAAATACATCACCAGCAGGTGCAGCAGTTGCAGCTGCAATTGCAACAAACCCCACCAACACCGCTATCCAATCAAGTACGCCAGCTACAACACTCCTTTACGCCGCAAAGTAGCACATCGTCAGTGAATACATTGAATAGCACGAATTTGCCACCAGCGTTTATGAAAGAGGGTGGTGCTGGCGAACTGGAGGATCAAGATTTAGAGGAGGTATTGAAAGTTCTTAAAGGTTTCGATGGCAGCGCTGGCGCTGATACGCTCTGCGACTTAAATGTACTATTTAATGAAGAGTACACACTATATGAAGACGTCGGCAGCCAGGTAGCATCTACATCGAACAAACCGAGCCCCTTAAAGGAGATGCAAAGTGAAATCGAGCGAAATCAACAAGCGATGCATCGCAAAATCGATTTTCTATTAAGGCGCTTAAGAAAAATACAATCACGTTATATGAGCAAGCATTGCAGCGAAGAAATTGCTGGATTGTTTGAGTGGACGGCACGTATATCTGTGGGTAAAGGTAATGCCATGAATAGAGTTTCGGATTTATTATGTCCTGATACCGCAATCAGTGTCATAGCAGCGCGACCACCCGCCAATAATTGGGCAGATGAAAAGAATCCAGTGGCTTCAACACAAATGTCATCTATGTTACGGCGCATAGAGCAGTCTTCGAATGCCCAACAACTGTGCATGATTCCAACAAATAGTAGTTTGAGCGTGGCAAGTACGCAAATGCCGCGTAAATCCAAGAAGGCATTTTTACAAGATATGCAAACGGCTGCGTCAACGTCCGCAGCGACGACGTCAATATCGACGTCAGTTGAACGAAAAGGTGAAATTGTGGTGCCCAATTACGATATAAATGTTAGTGAAGAGTTGGCTCAGGTTGCTGGGCTGCTGCAAACAGAAATGCGTGAGGTGCAGACAGCAATGGACTCGGATGCGACAGAATCAAGCTCTGGCGGTGAATCGGCCGATGAAATGGTCACCTATAATAATCAAATACAACAGCCATTAGCCAT tgCAAAGCGTGCAGCATGGCGGTATTCACGTGATCGTGCAGCGATAGCCGCGCGTTGGTCATGGCTACTTTCACAAATAGCtgatttggaaataaaaatacgGCAACACACTGAACTACGACAGGAAATTGTACGAACCAAGGGGTCAGTGGTATGCGGTCTAGATGAGTCTCACGCTGCTACGAATGATGGTAGTCTCAAATCAAGTGTAGCCTCCGCAAACAATATAACAACGTCATCTGTTAATGGTTACAAAGGGAATCTGGCAGGCAACACAAGCATTAAACTTGATATAACCGAATCGGATGGAACGGGACTGTTGGGAGCTGCTCGCACCCGAGGTTTTGTACCCTCGCTTTTCCGTAAACGTAAACTCCTTCAAACACAGAGTCTGCACACAATTTCTAAGAAGGCTGCGCGACCAAG TAACATCAAATGTGGTTGTCAGTGGCCGTTCAATCCCTGTGCACTGTGTACGGGGCGAATAGATCCGACAGCGCCTCGAGATCCGCCAGATACAATGATGATGGCGGATAGAATAGCGCTACTGGATCCTGGTTATCATCCCGTTTTAAGTTTCCGTGAAG ACGTCAGCAGCACTTTGCACTTGGAGGCCATTGCTCGAATTCCAGACTGGCAGCACAGAATTATGCGTTGTCAAGTTAAAAGTATAGCGAAAAGCGTCTGGAAAGCTGAGCGAGAAGCCGAACGTGCAGCCGGGCTTAACACATCCAAAAAATACAATGAACCGGCCGTGAAACGCCGCTACACAAAGAAAAAGGATCGCTTGGCGATTGATGAAAAGAATGCGGCggcggcagcggcagcggctacggcaacaacagcaaattcTGCAAATGCGTCACTATCCACAATTGGTTTTGCAACAGATTCATCGGCTAATTTAACAAAAGGAATCGGACTTGTAAATGGTGGAGCGGCAACGAATGTGTCGGCAGCTAGCTCAAATGAAACCACagcgataacaacaacaacaacgtcatTGCCGGCGAGCGATGGTGGAAACG AAGtggcaaaaaatacaaaaaaactgcATCACTATCATCTAGTTGGCGACGGTGTGCTGCTAGAACCGCCACGACCCTTATCACCGGTCGCCACCAATCACAGCAGTCACAGTCAAAGCAGTTATCACAGTCAACAAAGCGTCAACAGCAATTCGGTACATCAAACAAGCGACAATCTTCCGCAAAATTACGATCCATACAGTCCCAACCCAATACATTCATCATTGATCTCCAGCAACAGTAATGGCCTCAACGGCGGTGGCGGTGGCAGTAGTAGTGGTATTGGCAACCATAAACATAATAAACATCGTAAAAGCTCAGCGTCAAGCACATCATTTGGCaatgctaacaacaacaatagcagcagcaacaacactcATTTTCAACATCAGAATAATTATGCGACATCGAACTACACCGGTGAATTGAATGATGCGAATTGGGACGGCTTTGCGACACGCAGTCGCACATCGTCGCCAACACATGCAAGTGCGTCCATCGGCAACAGCAACTATCACAAATATGAAAG ATCTAAAAATCGAACTTCATATGATATAGACAACATTGTTATACCATATAGTGTTGCGGCAGCGACACGTGttgaaattttacaatataaggAAATACCAACACCCAA atggcgTGTTATTGAAGAAGAACGAAGATCTGCTGTTGAGACAACCGACAAAGTAAATATAACAGACAATACCGTTACACCGAAAACTGATGCTGATGAGAGGTTAGAAAATGATTTGAGTGACATTGTAAATGAGAGGTCAAGTGatataacaacagcaaaagcaaaTGCAGATGCTAAGGAACAAACAGAACAGGCGTTGTCAGTTgagaaaacaacagcaacaacgacagaAAATATAACGGAGGCATCTGAAAAACGGGATGCTACTAAGGATGTCCAGGCAGTAGATGAAACAGACACCTCAAATGAAATTGATGCTCAGATGAAAGAAACCAAGCCAAAAGTGTTAGAACATAAACAGAATAATGTTTTATCAAAGGATGACATTGTTTCGGCAAAAGCCGAAAGTGGAAATATTACAGCCGAGTCAACAACAGCTGTTGCTGCATCATCAGACGAGCCAGTagcgaaaaaagtaaaacatgAGAACACTGCATCTACTGTTGAGGACACTATTGCGGCTGAAACCGGTACTGTAGACGATCCTACTACAGTAGAAGAAAGTGAAGAAATTAAAACCACAGCAACTGAGTCAATTTTGACTTTGAAGCGTACGATGCGTTTGAAACGCAGTGACACAGTTCAGGAAGATAACTTTGACCATGATGCTACTGCTGATGAAGCTAATGAGACAGAGGACATCTCTGATGAAACCGTTAAGTTACGACATGAACGTGCGCTTGTTGAGGAACGTCGAAAATTCCAAACGTATTTAAAATATCCATGGAGCACACGTTCGCGTGCTAATCGGCGCATTGACAGTCGAGCAGAATCTAGTGGCGCCAACACTCCCGATCCCACTTCTCCAGCGCCACAAACCGTCATTTTAGGCGGAGGTGATCAGGag AGTATTCCATCTCCCGCGCCGCCGGCTACACCGCTTAATCCCTTGGACACGATTACCGAAGTGACCGAGAATGGTTCAA GTAATGCACCAGCAAGCAGCATTGGCGGCACCTCAAATTGTGCGAATAATACTGATTTAAATAAACGTTTGGAGCGCCGTCGCACAACATCAACTAAAAGGGATCGCGAAACGGAGCGACGTAGTTCTACGCCAGACCCAAAAGAG CTTATACCTCCATATGAACCTTTGAAATTCCCACTTACCGATGAGGAGTTCGAAGGATTGCTAAAGGCAATGCCCGTCGAATTTCACTATTTAAATTTCGACGCAAAATATTTAGAAGACTGCAACAACAGTGGTGGTGCTGCTGGTGGCTCCAAATATCCACGGCATCGAAACAGTTGGCGTGGTGATGGTACAGCTATGGTTAACAGACGTGGAAAATCAATTCAAAACTGTGATGTTACAACAAATAAAAGACAGCGAGTTAATGGCGGTAAGATGCGCAAAGGCTCCAAAGGCGGCAGGGGTAGGAGACGCGGTAATCACACACGCGTTAGATTTAATAATGAAACGATAAACAATTGTGTGAATGGTGGTGGGGCGGATGAAGTTGAAGAAGCggatgatgatgacgatgatgatgatgatgtcgaTTTAATGATGTTTTTAGCCGAGGAGGATGATGATTATGACTATCCAAAACATCATTTGGCTCCCGATGATGATCTCTTTGATAGCAGTGCAGGTAGTGCTGGCGGCGTTGGAGCCCTTAATGGTGGCACACGTGACCGAATGATGGCTATAGACGATGAATATGAGGCTTATTTAGGCCGACGTCATCGTGCCAGCGGTGGAGACTCCACCGACAGCGAGCCATTCGCCGATGATGATCCGAACGATCCGGAATGGCGTGGCGAAAGTGAAGATCGTGGTGGCGGTGGCGGCGGCAATGAACGACAACGCCGTACTGTGAGGTAG